The proteins below are encoded in one region of Pseudoduganella armeniaca:
- a CDS encoding transposase: MARLPRLIVPSQPHYVIQRGLNGQPIFQDDEDYTTFLGWLRTAARTYKVAVHAYVLLPDQLHLLVTPTDVGGLGHMMQWLGRYYVPYYNQKYGRGGTLWQGRYKTSVIDPDNYLLVCSRYMEFGPVRAGLATRPEDYPWSTYAHHVGARPDGTVTDHAAYWSLGNTPFQREAAYIELANQYLSAAQVQAVEAAVLKGWPLGSEQYKKTLEQRAKRQVLPAKRGRPFKKPVAEPSAA; the protein is encoded by the coding sequence ATGGCCCGCCTGCCCCGCCTGATCGTCCCGTCCCAGCCGCATTACGTCATCCAGCGCGGCCTGAACGGCCAGCCCATCTTCCAGGACGATGAGGACTACACGACGTTCCTGGGCTGGCTGCGCACGGCCGCGCGCACGTACAAGGTGGCGGTCCACGCCTATGTGCTGCTGCCGGACCAGCTGCACCTGCTGGTCACGCCGACGGACGTGGGCGGACTCGGCCACATGATGCAGTGGCTGGGTCGGTACTACGTGCCGTATTACAACCAGAAATACGGTCGCGGCGGTACGCTGTGGCAGGGACGATACAAGACCTCCGTGATCGATCCCGACAATTACCTGCTGGTCTGCAGCCGTTACATGGAGTTCGGACCGGTACGTGCGGGCCTGGCGACCCGCCCGGAGGATTACCCGTGGTCGACTTATGCGCACCACGTGGGTGCGCGGCCGGACGGTACCGTGACCGATCATGCCGCCTATTGGTCACTGGGCAATACGCCGTTCCAGCGCGAGGCGGCCTATATCGAGCTGGCCAATCAATACCTGTCCGCCGCCCAGGTCCAGGCCGTGGAAGCGGCCGTGCTGAAGGGCTGGCCGCTGGGCTCGGAGCAGTACAAGAAGACGCTGGAGCAGCGCGCCAAACGTCAGGTACTGCCAGCCAAAAGGGGCCGGCCGTTCAAGAAGCCGGTGGCGGAGCCGTCAGCCGCATAA